In Hamadaea flava, a genomic segment contains:
- a CDS encoding septal ring lytic transglycosylase RlpA family protein yields the protein MAGFYGEVSWFCCGSSWGPCGSAGHGACGTCNSGSRQHAWPNTSDACHAITNPEACGEGLARRTCGFRHYTTNRCTGQKVGTTIADCGPQTDLFCGERTCCGSVCGSNRVIDLTPAAFSAISSLSYGLRPAYIDVV from the coding sequence ATGGCCGGGTTCTACGGCGAGGTCTCATGGTTCTGCTGCGGCAGTTCGTGGGGACCCTGCGGCTCGGCGGGGCACGGCGCCTGTGGCACCTGCAACTCAGGCAGCCGGCAACACGCCTGGCCGAACACCTCCGACGCCTGTCACGCGATCACCAACCCCGAGGCCTGCGGTGAAGGTCTGGCTCGGCGGACCTGCGGGTTCCGCCACTACACGACCAACCGGTGCACGGGGCAGAAGGTCGGCACGACGATCGCCGACTGCGGCCCGCAGACCGACCTGTTCTGCGGCGAGCGCACCTGCTGCGGATCGGTCTGCGGATCGAACCGCGTCATCGACCTGACGCCCGCGGCGTTCAGTGCCATCTCCAGCCTGTCGTACGGGCTGAGGCCGGCGTACATCGATGTGGTGTAG
- a CDS encoding YaaA family protein translates to MFILLPPSEGKAAAGSGAPVDHDSLFLPQLRRSRERVLKALVKLCSAKSKAGQAKALTTLGLSEGQRDELARNADLPAAQTLPARHVYTGVLYDHLDLASLPSEIDTGKILVSSGLWGVVRLDDEIPPYRCSIGVNLPPVGGLTAYWKKALSPALDREVRDELVLDLRSGAYAATWTPREQVAVRVLQERDGKRMVVSHFNKATKGRVVRDLLLSGARPQTTEELLGTLRDLKYLVEPTPKGFDIVVQEL, encoded by the coding sequence GTGTTCATCCTGCTGCCGCCGTCGGAGGGGAAGGCCGCCGCCGGTTCCGGCGCACCGGTCGACCACGACTCGCTGTTCCTGCCGCAGCTGCGCCGGTCGCGCGAACGTGTGCTGAAGGCGTTGGTCAAGCTGTGCTCGGCGAAGAGCAAGGCCGGCCAGGCGAAGGCGCTGACGACGCTCGGGCTCAGCGAGGGCCAGCGGGACGAGCTGGCTCGCAACGCCGATCTGCCGGCCGCGCAGACGTTGCCGGCGCGGCACGTCTACACCGGGGTGCTCTACGACCACCTCGATCTGGCGAGCCTGCCGTCCGAGATCGACACCGGGAAGATCCTGGTCTCGTCCGGCCTGTGGGGCGTCGTCCGGCTCGACGACGAGATCCCGCCGTACCGCTGCTCGATCGGGGTGAATCTCCCGCCCGTGGGTGGGCTCACGGCGTACTGGAAGAAAGCCTTGAGCCCGGCGCTGGACCGCGAGGTCCGGGACGAGCTGGTGCTTGACCTGCGGTCCGGCGCCTACGCGGCGACCTGGACGCCCCGCGAGCAGGTGGCGGTACGCGTGCTGCAGGAGCGCGACGGCAAGCGCATGGTGGTGAGCCACTTCAACAAGGCGACCAAGGGCCGGGTCGTGCGGGATCTGCTCCTGTCGGGCGCGCGGCCGCAGACGACGGAGGAGCTGCTCGGGACGTTGCGCGACCTGAAGTATCTCGTCGAGCCGACGCCCAAGGGGTTCGACATTGTCGTCCAGGAATTGTGA